A section of the Scleropages formosus chromosome 16, fSclFor1.1, whole genome shotgun sequence genome encodes:
- the elf2b gene encoding ETS-related transcription factor Elf-2b isoform X4, with product MQVKANVQLRENMATSLHEGPANQLDLLIRAVEASVQGSNVHCSDKTIEAAEALLHMDSPTSLKGDRSPEVFVPPCANTPEFIHAAMRPDVITETVVEVSTEDSEPMELCTVLDEPLSEPSKKKRAGRKPKMHQPAVSNGSPDLGIKKKPREGKGNTTYLWEFLLDLLQDKNTCPRYIKWTQREKGIFKLVDSKAVSKLWGKHKNKPDMNYETMGRALRYYYQRGILSKVEGQRLVYQFKDMPKNIVVIDDDKSDPSTEKACERVPPSSETLLTAAELAKAPGTLRSSSRPPVHATLPKGRGSAQSAASVPQVVAITGATEASQGQQQSQGTIIPAASGARTVRVAMQVPVVMTTSLGQKISTVAVQSTGSPVLTNTSGGATPKVVLQTIPTVMPAVAENGEKITVQLAKIITIPAAQLAQCQLQGKSALSSTSGINLVGAPMAVRTLTPVSVAPGAQVVRLAIPAQSQQQACGSQVAQLVSAIVRQPEVAQDSGGQMVVRTQEEQESKTVEGPEAVVIEVRKEVKEEPLDS from the exons ATGCAAGTCAAGGCGAATGTGCAGCTTCGGGAGAACATGGCGACGTCGCTGCATGAGGGACCCGCTAACCAGCTCGATCTGCTCATTAGAGCTG TGGAAGCGTCGGTCCAGGGCAGCAATGTGCACTGTTCAGACAAGACAATTGAGGCAGCAGAAGCACTGCTGCACATGGACTCTCCCACCAGTCTGAAGGGGGACCGAAGTCCAG AGGTTTTTGTTCCACCCTGTGCGAACACACCAGAGTTCATCCATGCTGCCATGCGGCCAGACGTAATCACAGAAACCGTGGTGGAGGTCTCAACGGAGGACAGCGAGCCCATGGAACTGTGCACGGTGCTGGACGAGCCTCTGAGTGAGCCCTCCAAGAAGAAGAGAG CAGGGCGAAAACCAAAGATGCACCAGCCAGCAGTTTCAAATGGCTCACCTGATTTGGGGATCAAGAAGAAACCCAGAGAGGGCAAGG GCAACACCACATACTTGTGGGAGTTCCTGCTAGATCTCCTTCAGGACAAGAATACCTGTCCCAGGTATATCAAgtggacacagagagagaagggCATCTTCAAGCTTGTCGACTCCAAAGCAGTATCCAAACTGTGGGGAAAACACAAGAACAAACCTGACATGAATTATGAGACCATGGGCCGCGCCCTGAG ATATTATTACCAAAGAGGTATCTTGTCTAAGGTGGAAGGACAGCGCCTGGTCTatcagttcaaagacatgcctAAGAACATTGTGGTGATCGATGATGACAAGTCGGACCCCAGCACTGAGAAGGCATGTGAGCGTGTTCCTCCCTCGTCAGAAACTCTTCTGACGGCGGCCGAGCTGGCCAAGGCCCCCGGCACCCTGCGCAGCAGCAGCCGTCCCCCTGTACATGCCACTCTTCCCAAGGGAAGGGGCTCAGCGCAATCTGCAGCCTCCGTGCCCCAGGTGGTGGCGATCACGGGTGCTACAGAAGCTTCCCAGGGCCAGCAGCAGTCCCAGGGCACCATCATCCCTGCAGCCTCTGGCGCCAG AACAGTGCGGGTGGCCATGCAAGTTCCCGTCGTGATGACTACATCGTTGGGCCAGAAAATCTCCACGGTGGCGGTACAATCCACTGGCTCGCCCGTCCTCACCAACACCTCTGGGGGAGCAACGCCCAAAGTTGTTCTCCAGACCATCCCCACTGTGATGCCTGCTGTGGCTGAGAATGGTGAAAAAATCACTGTGCAACTGGCAAAGATCATCACCATCCCTGCTGCACAGCTGGCACAATGCCAGCTGCAGGGAAAGTCTGCCTTGAGTAGTACTTCTGGCATCAACCTGGTGGGGGCGCCTATGGCTGTGCGAACGCTCACCCCCGTTTCTGTGGCCCCGGGGGCCCAGGTAGTGAGGCTGGCAATACCTGCACAGTCGCAGCAGCAGGCCTGCGGCAGCCAGGTGGCACAGCTCGTGAGCGCCATTGTGAGACAACCCGAGGTGGCACAGGACAGCGGCGGCCAGATGGTGGTCAGgacacaggaggagcaggagagtAAGACTGTGGAAGGACCAGAGGCAGTGGTCATAGAAGTAAGAAAGGAGGTGAAGGAGGAGCCGCTGGACAGCTGA
- the LOC108925729 gene encoding nocturnin-like isoform X1: MFQAPTRVCSAVRHLATPGGASSLLSSLKRTDIPKRSAAPPALYCHTVCADSVAMKCAGGTSTTPASPAGSPGARTVCSMGSRLYSALAQTLSRNALPESEYLEQMDHEEPGDQEALLRECEKALRRRPARLHRSFVFPKGRVPDKHQQPIRVMQWNILAQALGEGKDNFVQCPADALNWNERKYLILEEILTYEPDILCLQEVDHYYDTFGPVLANLGYCCTFQPKPRSPCLGVKENNGPDGCALFVRHSRFLLEESTCLHLASATPLSNQVAIVQMLRCHDTGRRLCIAVTHLKACSGWEHLRCAQGSDLLRALEEATEGTRIPLLVCGDFNAEPSEDVYRRFATSHLGLDSACKLLSPDSQSEPPYTTWKIRLSGESCNTLDYIWYSCHGLSVDAVLDFPTEEQIGPNRLPSYNYPSDHLSLVCDVRFCGEPDRLQ, translated from the exons ATGTTTCAAGCTCCGACCAGAGTCTGTTCCGCTGTCCGGCACCTGGCGACGCCGGGCGGCGCCTCTTCGCTGCTGTCCTCCCTGAAAAGGACCGATATCCCGAAGCGCTCTGCTGCTCCGCCCGCTCTTTACTGCCACACCGTTTGCGCCGACAGCGTCGCCATGAAGTGTGCCGGAGGGACTTCCACCACACCCGCGTCACCGGCGGGGTCTCCAGGCGCCAGGACCG TGTGCTCCATGGGCAGCAGACTGTACAGCGCACTGGCCCAGACATTGAGCAGAAACGCGCTGCCTGAGTCCGAGTACCTGGAGCAGATGGACCACGAGGAGCCCGGTGACCAAGAGGCTCTCCTGAGGGAGTGTGAGAAGGCTCTGCGGCGACGGCCAGCCCGGCTTCACCGCTCCTTTGTGTTCCCCAAAGGCCGTGTGCCTGACAAGCATCAGCAGCCCATCCGGGTCATGCAGTGGAACATCCTAGCTCAAG CACTGGGTGAGGGCAAGGACAACTTTGTACAGTGCCCTGCTGACGCTCTCAACTGGAACGAGCGCAAGTACCTCATCCTGGAGGAGATCCTCACCTACGAGCCCGATATTCTGTGTTTGCAGGAGGTTGACCACTACTACGACACCTTTGGGCCAGTGCTGGCCAACCTGGGCTACTGCTGTACCTTTCAGCCCAAGCCTCGCTCTCCCTGCCTGGGGGTGAAAGAGAACAATGGGCCCGATGGCTGCGCCCTCTTCGTTCGCCACAGCCGCTTCCTGCTGGAGGAGAGTACATGCCTCCACCTGGCGTCCGCCACTCCGCTCTCCAACCAAGTGGCCATTGTGCAGATGCTGCGCTGCCACGATACAGGCCGACGACTCTGCATAGCAGTTACCCACCTGAAGGCGTGCAGTGGCTGGGAACACCTCCGCTGCGCCCAGGGCTCCGACCTCCTCCGTGCCCTAGAAGAGGCCACTGAGGGCACACGCATTCCACTGCTGGTCTGCGGAGACTTCAACGCCGAGCCCAGCGAGGACGTGTACCGGCGCTTTGCCACGTCTCACCTCGGATTGGACAGCGCCTGCAAGCTGCTGAGTCCGGACAGTCAGTCGGAGCCACCCTACACCACGTGGAAGATCAGGCTTAGCGGCGAGAGCTGCAACACACTGGACTACATCTGGTATTCCTGCCATGGCCTTAGTGTGGATGCTGTGCTGGATTTCCCCACTGAGGAACAGATTGGCCCCAACCGCCTGCCTTCCTACAACTACCCGTCAGACCACCTCTCCCTGGTGTGTGATGTCCGTTTCTGTGGGGAACCTGACAGGCTTCAGTAG
- the LOC108925729 gene encoding nocturnin-like isoform X2, producing MDITVCSMGSRLYSALAQTLSRNALPESEYLEQMDHEEPGDQEALLRECEKALRRRPARLHRSFVFPKGRVPDKHQQPIRVMQWNILAQALGEGKDNFVQCPADALNWNERKYLILEEILTYEPDILCLQEVDHYYDTFGPVLANLGYCCTFQPKPRSPCLGVKENNGPDGCALFVRHSRFLLEESTCLHLASATPLSNQVAIVQMLRCHDTGRRLCIAVTHLKACSGWEHLRCAQGSDLLRALEEATEGTRIPLLVCGDFNAEPSEDVYRRFATSHLGLDSACKLLSPDSQSEPPYTTWKIRLSGESCNTLDYIWYSCHGLSVDAVLDFPTEEQIGPNRLPSYNYPSDHLSLVCDVRFCGEPDRLQ from the exons ATGGATATCACCG TGTGCTCCATGGGCAGCAGACTGTACAGCGCACTGGCCCAGACATTGAGCAGAAACGCGCTGCCTGAGTCCGAGTACCTGGAGCAGATGGACCACGAGGAGCCCGGTGACCAAGAGGCTCTCCTGAGGGAGTGTGAGAAGGCTCTGCGGCGACGGCCAGCCCGGCTTCACCGCTCCTTTGTGTTCCCCAAAGGCCGTGTGCCTGACAAGCATCAGCAGCCCATCCGGGTCATGCAGTGGAACATCCTAGCTCAAG CACTGGGTGAGGGCAAGGACAACTTTGTACAGTGCCCTGCTGACGCTCTCAACTGGAACGAGCGCAAGTACCTCATCCTGGAGGAGATCCTCACCTACGAGCCCGATATTCTGTGTTTGCAGGAGGTTGACCACTACTACGACACCTTTGGGCCAGTGCTGGCCAACCTGGGCTACTGCTGTACCTTTCAGCCCAAGCCTCGCTCTCCCTGCCTGGGGGTGAAAGAGAACAATGGGCCCGATGGCTGCGCCCTCTTCGTTCGCCACAGCCGCTTCCTGCTGGAGGAGAGTACATGCCTCCACCTGGCGTCCGCCACTCCGCTCTCCAACCAAGTGGCCATTGTGCAGATGCTGCGCTGCCACGATACAGGCCGACGACTCTGCATAGCAGTTACCCACCTGAAGGCGTGCAGTGGCTGGGAACACCTCCGCTGCGCCCAGGGCTCCGACCTCCTCCGTGCCCTAGAAGAGGCCACTGAGGGCACACGCATTCCACTGCTGGTCTGCGGAGACTTCAACGCCGAGCCCAGCGAGGACGTGTACCGGCGCTTTGCCACGTCTCACCTCGGATTGGACAGCGCCTGCAAGCTGCTGAGTCCGGACAGTCAGTCGGAGCCACCCTACACCACGTGGAAGATCAGGCTTAGCGGCGAGAGCTGCAACACACTGGACTACATCTGGTATTCCTGCCATGGCCTTAGTGTGGATGCTGTGCTGGATTTCCCCACTGAGGAACAGATTGGCCCCAACCGCCTGCCTTCCTACAACTACCCGTCAGACCACCTCTCCCTGGTGTGTGATGTCCGTTTCTGTGGGGAACCTGACAGGCTTCAGTAG